The Rattus rattus isolate New Zealand chromosome 8, Rrattus_CSIRO_v1, whole genome shotgun sequence genome contains the following window.
GCAGACTAATCTAGGCCTGGAAATTCCAGCTATGGAACTTCCCAGCATGCTCCCTGACAAAGTTACCGGCCCCTGCCTTCCTGCAAAGCCCCAGGTCTCCTTCCTGCACACCAAGAAAGCCCTAGATGCGAGTTCCAGAACTGGCTCGAATGAGGAGAGTGCAGAGGTGAGGAGGAGTCTGCGCCACACAGGCTAGGTTGGGATGTGGGGGGTCATACTAGAGTCAGGTCCTTAGAAACCACCAGAACGGTATCCTCAGACATGGCGGGTGAACATCGGGCTCACAGTGTAAGAAGCCCAACCTAGAGACAGCCTCCAGTGACTCACCAATGCTCTGCTCTGCCCTGGTCAGCTGGATTGACTCAAGCCTAGACTAgacttttccattttctcagtGTGAGCCTTTGTGTGAGTCATGAACTCTCTATGAGTCTATTTATAGTTCCTGAGGTACCTGCAAGGGCTCAGTGAGAATGTTGTGAGATACTGAACACCATCCAGGAAACTGTAAGGTGAGGTGTCTTTATGATGAGATAGGCTCAGAAAATGTCCTTAGACATAGACCATGGCATGCCAAGGATGTCTTACACTCAGAATAGAACCTAAAATCTCTAGGGTCTACAAGAGCCACTCCAGTCTCCTGAACCTCTCTCCCTTGCCCACTGTGGCCCCACTGGCCTTACAGATCTTTCTTAAACCCACAAGGCTTTTAACTTCCTGTAAACTCTGCCTGGCTGCTCTTCTTACCAGAGTGACATCATTCATACTCATACTGCATTTCGTCTCTCCTCAGAAAGACCACCTGAGTTATAGGACCTTTCCCACCTGACCTACAGAACACATCGCCTTTCCAACCTGACCTATACAACGTATCCCCTTTCCCACATGACCTATAGAACATGTCATTTCCCCTCCTGACCTATACAACATGTCACCTTCCCCTCCTGACCTACATACAGAACATGTCACCTTTCCCACCTGACCTACATACAGGATATGTCACCTTTCCCACCTGACCTACATACAGGATATGTCACCTTCCCCTCCTGACCTACAGAACATGTCACCTTCCCCTCCTGACCTACAGAACATGTCACCTTTCCCACCTGACCTACATACAGAACATGCTACCTTCCCCTCCTGACCTACATACAGAACATGTTGCCTTCCCACTTGACCTATACAACATGTTACCTTCCCCTCCTGACATACATACAGAACATGTCACCTTTCCCTCTTGACCTACATACAGAACATGTCACCTTCCCCTCCTGACCTACCTACACACAGGACATGCCACCTTCCCCTCCTGACCTACAGAACATGTCACCTTTCCCACCTGACCTACATACAGAACATGCCACCTTCCCCTCCTGACCTACAGGACATGCCACCTTCCCCTCCTGACCTACAGGACATGTCACCTTCCCCTCCTGACCTACATACAGAACATGCCACCTTCCCCTCCTGACCTACAGGACATGCCACCTTCCCCTCCTGACCTACAGGACATGTCACCTTCCCCTCCTGACCTACATACAGAACATGCCACCTTCCCCTCCTGACCTACAGGACATGTCACCttcccctccaccttcccctcctGACCTACATACAGAACATGCCACCTTTCCCacctgttatttttctcttctgttacctGCTTTGCTCTCTACAGCACTGATCATGACCTGACAGGACATTCCTTATCACACATTCATACATCATACCCTACACCAAATCTTTGTGCTTGCTTCCAGGTTAGAATGtaaactcaggctggcctcaggacTTAGCCTGTCTGCCGTGTAGTGggtactcagtaaatatttgttgaaaggtTCCATGACTGATGGGCACCACTCTGAAGGGGTGCATAGCAGTGAGTGGGAGGACTCATAGGGCCCTGGGGGACCCCGTGAACCatgatggagacaggaggaccaggcAGAATGAGTTTGGGTTTGCTGTTGAGCTGATGGGCCAAGGCCTTGGCTGTCAAGGCAAAGACTGCATTTAGAATCAGAACCAGGAAACCTGAACCAACCCTTGCAGATGATAGGCAAACTGAGACAAAAGAGGGAGGCTCAATTTATAAAGATAGCTTAGAGGGTCTGAGGACATAGTACCAATGGTGGCTTTTTAAGACattttctgtccctctctctcaggTACCCACTAGAGTGCCCCCCATCCCCCAGAAGAGTTCCTCTCTTCTGGGTGACTCTTCTGCAGGCCCCAGTGGCATCGTCTACTCAGAACTGAAGAAGATGAACCGGGCACAGCTAGGCCCGGGTGCAGAGGTATGGGGCAGGCACAGGCCAGCTCCTGCTGGCAACTTGGCTTCATCCCCAGGCAGGGAGCCCTCAAGGAAACTCTCAGATGAAGATCAAAACAAGCCCAATAACCCAGGACCTGCCCCCTCTGGGGAGAAGCCAGACCAAGGCTCCACAATGCCTTATACTTCCTTAGGATTTCCCCTGCCTCCCAATTCTGAGGCCCAAGGATCTCGGGCTACTACTTGGAGGCAGGGCTTTCTAAAGCTGAGCCACGAGGCACAGTCCTCCTCTGAAGCCAGCTCTGCAGACACCTACCAGCTTGCTGAGACATCAGGCCTACGACAAGAGGGTAGGGACAAACCAGACCAAAGAGGCAGTACTTACGAGCAGATTCCGTCCTGCTGGCATAGCGCCGCCAAGCTCCCATACCCTGGAGTTAGTCCAACATACAGCCAACTATCAGAGCCAATGGACTATGGCTATGAGAAGATTCCAGGGACCCCGCAGCTTCCAGAGCCAGGGAACACCTATGAGCAAATCCCAGCTGCCAAGAACAAGGACACTGGACGAGTGCACAAGGTGAGTTCCCAGAGGGGGTGGGTGGTGGCGCACTAgggtagcagaggcaggagggtttctgtgagtttgaggcctgcctggcttacatagtgagctctaggtcagtcaggactacatagggAGACTCTGTATGGTCCTCAAGCACGAGGAGGTTACTACCAATGCCCAGAACTCCCCCCCCCCTGGTGATTTAAAGGTGGGAAAAGCAGCCGCTAGATTTCAGGGTGAAATCACCCAGGAGCTTGCTCTATGGCAGGCACTCTTGCCTTTCTTGCAGCCCATCAGAAGGCTGTAAGAACCTTTGGAAGCTGGAAAGGAGGCCCTCTGCCATAGTCATGAATAAACaactttctagcttctggttttaGCCAAGacaatttctctgatgactataACCACCAAATTTAGCAAGATAAAATACAAGGCATCTAGTTAGATTTTAATTGTatataaatcagtagctttcatATATCTCAAACATTGTGATGGGGGTctgtggagagacagctcagttaagagcattcgctactctttcagaggacctgaattcagttcctaccacccacccagcagctcacaactacctgtgcCCTCACCCAGACATAAGAGCCATAtgagcaggcaaaacactcgaaataaaaataaataattttttaaagtttcaaaaaaagagagagaaaagaaaaaaacaaaacaaaaaaatcactatGGTTTCTTATTTTCCTAGAATTCAGATTTAACTGGACAGCCTATATTTTGACTTGGAAACCCCACCCAGACTCTTCCCTGTCTGTAAAATGGGCCGATTATCCAGTTGCACTCAGGGTGGCTGCCCTGGGAACAATGCACCACATGCCCTGTTGACAAGACACTGTCAGAGGTGGCTCTTGGCTCTCAGGGTGACTACTTCTGAGGATTCATGACAAAGAAGTGAAGAACAAGGCGAGGGCAGGGGGTAAAAATAACACCAGAGGGAGGTGGTTGGCGTGGGGCTGAACCTGGGCCCCCGAGGTGGCAGATGAGCCCACAACCCCGCCCTATCCCTCAGCTGCCTGTACTTGCACACAACAGGAGTGGAAAGGCTCCTTCCGGTGGACACAACCCCAAATCTGGGAGAAACCTGAAACCTCCCTTTCCTGGCCAGAACAAGGACACCCTGAGCTTCCTTCAGGGCAGGgtttccccacctccacccccatccccacccttgtcttgttctcccctccccaacctccatcATTTCTGAGGTGTCAATCCTCTAAGACTTAGGCAGTGAACAGTCCTCAGAATCCGTGTCTGCACTTCCTCCAGATGTCCCcat
Protein-coding sequences here:
- the Sh2d7 gene encoding SH2 domain-containing protein 7 isoform X2, with protein sequence MELPSMLPDKVTGPCLPAKPQVSFLHTKKALDASSRTGSNEESAEVPTRVPPIPQKSSSLLGDSSAGPSGIVYSELKKMNRAQLGPGAEVWGRHRPAPAGNLASSPGREPSRKLSDEDQNKPNNPGPAPSGEKPDQGSTMPYTSLGFPLPPNSEAQGSRATTWRQGFLKLSHEAQSSSEASSADTYQLAETSGLRQEGRDKPDQRGSTYEQIPSCWHSAAKLPYPGVSPTYSQLSEPMDYGYEKIPGTPQLPEPGNTYEQIPAAKNKDTGRVHKPDKFRRLFFTDKKHKS
- the Sh2d7 gene encoding SH2 domain-containing protein 7 isoform X1 translates to MEGGPEQFHQGKALEEAGNGQALAEIQELALKWFMETQAPSILQNGALPPWFHGFITRKQTEQLLRDKALGSFLIRLSDRAAGYILSYRGSDRCRHFVINQLRNRRYLVSGDTLSHSTLDELLRHYQEVQLEPFGETLAAACPRLEENDLYDAINTGLQQTNLGLEIPAMELPSMLPDKVTGPCLPAKPQVSFLHTKKALDASSRTGSNEESAEVPTRVPPIPQKSSSLLGDSSAGPSGIVYSELKKMNRAQLGPGAEVWGRHRPAPAGNLASSPGREPSRKLSDEDQNKPNNPGPAPSGEKPDQGSTMPYTSLGFPLPPNSEAQGSRATTWRQGFLKLSHEAQSSSEASSADTYQLAETSGLRQEGRDKPDQRGSTYEQIPSCWHSAAKLPYPGVSPTYSQLSEPMDYGYEKIPGTPQLPEPGNTYEQIPAAKNKDTGRVHKPDKFRRLFFTDKKHKS